The following nucleotide sequence is from Gymnodinialimonas sp. 202GB13-11.
ATTTCTACGAAAACGTGTTCGCGCGAAAGCCCTTTCCCATTGTCGTGGACCTGCAAGACATGCTGGACGGTTTCGACACGCTGCACCGTTTGGCCTCTGCGCCGTCCCTGATCGTGCCGGGCCATGATCCGCTGGTGCGCGAATATTTCCCGCAAGACCTGGCCCCCCATATCACCCGCCTCGATGCAGGCCCTCTCAAGGCGTTTCCAATATGAAGATCGGTGTCATAGCGGATGATTTCACCGGCGCGTCCGACATCGCCCTGACGCTGGCCGAGGCGGGTATGCGCGTTGCGCAATTCATCGGTGTGCCCGGTGGAAGGGCGGACCCGGACCTTGGGGCAGGGGTCGTGGCCCTCAAATCCCGGACTGCTCCCGTGGCCGAGGCCGTGGAAGCCTCACTTGCGGCGTGCGACTGGCTGCTGGAACAAGGTGCTCAGCAGATCGTTTTCAAAGTCTGCTCCACGTTCGACAGCACGTCACAAGGCAATATCGGCCCCGTCCTCGACGCCCTTGCGGACCGGTTGCAGGCGGGCCCCGTCGTCGTCTGCCCGGCCTTTCCCGAAAACGGCCGCAGCGTCTACCAGGGGCACCTGTTTGTGAACGACCGCCTGCTCAATGAAAGCGGCATGCAGGACCATCCACTCACCCCCATGCGGGACGCCGATCTGCGCCGGGTTCTGGCGACGCAATCCACACGGTCCGTTGGCCATATCCCCGCTTCAGCCGTGGCGCAGGGGCCGGACGAGATCACGCGCCACCTCGGCCAACCCGCCCACATGATCACCGATGCCATCAGCAATGCTGACCTCATCCAGATCGGACGCGCCGCCAAGGACACGCAGCTTCTGTGCGGCGGCTCTGGCATCGCCATCGGCCTGCCGGCCAATTTCGGCGCTCAGCCGTCCACGCCGCCCTGGCGCGCCATCGACGGGCAGGGGGCCGTGTTCTCCGGCTCGTGCAGCCGCGCCACGCGAGAGCAGGTGGACATCTTTCAAACACACGCCCCGGCTTTCCAGATCGACGCCGCAACAGCGGTGAACGGCGACTACGACATCGCGGAAATGGCGCGCTGGGTTCTGGCCCAGGACACCGCCCCGCTCGTCTATTCCTCTGCCGATCCAGATGCCGTACGCGCGGCCCAGGACAGGTTCGGCACGACCTTGGCCGCAGACGCCATCGAAAGCATCTTCTCGCGCCTCGCAATCGCGTTGCGCGATCAGGGCTTGCGCAGGCTTATCGTGGCAGGGGGCGAGACCTCGGGCGCGGTCGTCACGGCGCTTGGCGTCCAAACGCTTACCATCGGCCCCCGCGCCGCCGCAGGCGTGCCCCTGGTGATGGCAGGCGATATGGCAATGGCGCTGAAGTCCGGTAATTTCGGCGGGCCGGATTTCTTTGCCAACACCCTTGCGCTGATGGAGGCTACGCCATGAGCGAGCACGCAAAACTGCGCGAGGATATCTGCACACTGGCCAAATCCATGTTCGATCGCGGGCTGACCGCCGGCTCATCGGGCAATATTTCGGCAAGGCTGTCCGATGGGTCCGTTCTGGTGACCCCCACCGGGCGGGCGCTGGGGTTTCTCGACCCCGCCCAGATCAGCCATCTCGACGCCAACCAAAAGCTCCTGTCCGGCGATCCGCCGACCAAGGAAACCCCGCTTCACGCCGCGTTCTATGAAACGCGCGCGGGAACGGGGGCGGTCGTGCACCTGCATTCAACCCACTCCGTCGCCTTGTCCATGCTTCCCGACACGGACCCCGACCACGTCCTGCCCCCCCTGACGCCCTACACGATCATGCGTGTGGGCAAGGTGAAACTGCTGCCGTTCTTCCTGCCCGGCGATCCCGCCATGGGGGACGCGGTGCGCGGATTGGCGGGCAAACGGTCTGCGGTCCTGCTGGCCAATCACGGCCCGGTGGTTGCGGGAAAAGACATCTGGGCCACAGCCTTCGCAATGGAAGAGCTGGAAGAGACAGCCAAGCTGGCCCTGATCACCCGGGGCCTGTCGCCGCGGATGCTATCGCCCGCCGATGTCGAGGCCGTCGTTCGGCAGTTTGATATCGATTGGTGATAGAGCGTTCGCCGATGCCAATTCAATGACACCATCGTGCTGCCGCCAGCAAACGATTTGGCTGAACGCGTCCATGCACAAACAGACATACCAGTAAGTGGGGAACCGGCTTTCCCGAACCCGGCCGTCAGGTTTTCGCTTTGAACGAGCAGTCAGCAATGGCTGGTCATGAGAATTAACGTTGCCAAAAACGAAGCTCGCGAAGCCGGAGCTATAGC
It contains:
- the otnC gene encoding 3-oxo-tetronate 4-phosphate decarboxylase, with the protein product MSEHAKLREDICTLAKSMFDRGLTAGSSGNISARLSDGSVLVTPTGRALGFLDPAQISHLDANQKLLSGDPPTKETPLHAAFYETRAGTGAVVHLHSTHSVALSMLPDTDPDHVLPPLTPYTIMRVGKVKLLPFFLPGDPAMGDAVRGLAGKRSAVLLANHGPVVAGKDIWATAFAMEELEETAKLALITRGLSPRMLSPADVEAVVRQFDIDW
- the otnK gene encoding 3-oxo-tetronate kinase, translated to MKIGVIADDFTGASDIALTLAEAGMRVAQFIGVPGGRADPDLGAGVVALKSRTAPVAEAVEASLAACDWLLEQGAQQIVFKVCSTFDSTSQGNIGPVLDALADRLQAGPVVVCPAFPENGRSVYQGHLFVNDRLLNESGMQDHPLTPMRDADLRRVLATQSTRSVGHIPASAVAQGPDEITRHLGQPAHMITDAISNADLIQIGRAAKDTQLLCGGSGIAIGLPANFGAQPSTPPWRAIDGQGAVFSGSCSRATREQVDIFQTHAPAFQIDAATAVNGDYDIAEMARWVLAQDTAPLVYSSADPDAVRAAQDRFGTTLAADAIESIFSRLAIALRDQGLRRLIVAGGETSGAVVTALGVQTLTIGPRAAAGVPLVMAGDMAMALKSGNFGGPDFFANTLALMEATP